The proteins below come from a single Borreliella afzelii genomic window:
- the hisS gene encoding histidine--tRNA ligase: MDIKTLKGFKDYLPKDSLIRIHIVRQIFSVLNSYNFDLIDTPVLEYSELLLKKSGDEAEKQIYRFKDNGGRDVSMRFDLTVPFARFIATNASNLKFPFRRSQFGKVFRGENSQKGRYREFMQFDFDIVGEDSFRGDAEILSVVYYGLEEIFLNFIEGINKKFIIHYSHLGILNSFFEKLGIKEKSLFILRNIDKIDKIGVDKVKEALLLKIEKEVVDSILNLVNLQGTFKEKIQALKSILGDNESVKRVEDVFQHLSLLKIQDSFNLNLKISRGLDYYTGIVFESEVFDSNMGSVCSGGRYDNLVSSFSSSIQKISGVGGSFGVDRIKDIIDLEKFSYVKIFVTKARSKVLIVNLDSALQDYYYELATRFRNHDYSKVKNISCEVYFKNKNGKNIKEQIEYALSKEIRFLVFVGQEEYKENKMKVRDLTKKEELLLSFEESINVIKCSEKLLCTPF, encoded by the coding sequence ATGGACATTAAAACTTTAAAAGGCTTTAAAGATTATTTGCCTAAGGATTCTTTGATTCGAATTCATATTGTTAGGCAGATATTTAGCGTTCTTAATTCTTATAATTTTGACTTAATAGATACTCCAGTTCTTGAATATTCAGAGTTGCTTTTAAAAAAGAGTGGGGATGAGGCCGAAAAGCAAATTTATAGGTTTAAAGATAATGGAGGCAGAGATGTTTCCATGCGATTTGATTTAACCGTTCCTTTTGCTAGATTTATAGCTACAAATGCTTCTAACTTAAAATTTCCTTTCAGACGTTCTCAATTTGGAAAAGTTTTTAGAGGAGAAAATTCTCAAAAGGGTAGATACAGAGAATTTATGCAATTCGATTTTGATATAGTTGGAGAGGATAGTTTTAGAGGTGATGCCGAGATTCTTTCTGTTGTATATTATGGGCTTGAAGAGATTTTTTTGAATTTTATAGAAGGTATTAATAAAAAATTCATTATTCATTATTCCCATCTTGGTATATTAAATTCTTTTTTTGAAAAGTTAGGAATTAAAGAAAAATCTCTTTTTATTTTAAGAAATATTGATAAAATAGATAAAATAGGAGTTGATAAGGTTAAAGAGGCTTTGCTTCTTAAGATTGAAAAAGAAGTAGTAGATTCAATCTTAAATTTAGTGAATTTGCAAGGTACTTTTAAAGAGAAAATACAAGCTTTAAAAAGCATTTTGGGTGATAATGAGTCTGTCAAGAGAGTAGAAGATGTTTTTCAGCATCTTAGTTTATTAAAAATTCAGGATTCTTTTAACTTAAATCTTAAAATATCGCGTGGGCTTGATTATTATACAGGTATTGTTTTTGAATCTGAGGTATTTGATAGTAATATGGGTAGTGTTTGTAGTGGGGGGAGGTATGATAATTTGGTTTCTTCGTTTTCAAGCTCTATTCAAAAGATTTCAGGAGTTGGAGGATCTTTTGGTGTTGACAGAATAAAGGATATAATTGATCTTGAAAAGTTTAGTTATGTTAAAATATTTGTCACCAAGGCTAGATCTAAAGTTTTAATTGTAAACTTAGATAGTGCTTTACAAGATTATTATTATGAACTTGCTACTAGGTTTAGGAATCATGATTATTCTAAGGTTAAAAATATTTCTTGTGAAGTCTATTTTAAAAATAAAAATGGCAAAAATATTAAAGAACAAATAGAATATGCTTTAAGCAAAGAGATAAGATTTTTAGTTTTTGTTGGTCAAGAAGAATACAAAGAAAATAAAATGAAAGTAAGAGATTTGACAAAAAAAGAAGAGTTGTTACTTTCTTTTGAAGAGTCAATAAATGTTATCAAATGTAGTGAAAAGTTGCTATGCACACCTTTTTAA